The DNA window GCCGGCCAACCCGCGCGGAGCAGGCCGGACAGAATGGTCTCGCCCATCTTGCCGGCGCCGATGACAGCGACCTTGTGCACTCCGGGGTTCATGTGCGAGTCACCAACGAGCGAAGGAAGAACGCGATGTTCGCCGGCCTCTCGGCGAGGCGGCGGACGAGGTAGCCGTACCAGTCCTCGCCGTACGGCACGTACACCCGAACGGTCTCGCCGAGCCCGGCCAACCGGCGCTGCTCGTCGGGGCGGACGCCGTACAGCATCTGGTACTCGTACGACCCCTTCGACCGGCCGTGGCGGGTGGCGAGCGCGCCGGCGATCTCGATCAGGCGGGGGTCGTGGGTGGCGACCATCGGGTAGCCGCGGCCGGCCATCAGGATCTTGAGGCAACGGACGTACGCGCGGTCGACGTCGGCGTCCTTCTGGTACGCGACGGAGGCGGGCTCGTCGTACGCGCCCTTGCACAGGCGGACGCGGCTGCCCTCGTAGGCGAGATCGCGGCAGTCGGCCTCGGTGCGGTAGAGGTAGGACTGCAGGACCGCGCCGGTCTGCGGGAAGTCGCGGCGAACGTCGGCGAGGATGCCGAGCGTGGAGTCGATCGTGGTGTGATCCTCCATGTCGACCGTGACCGTGGTGCCGGCGTTGTGCGCGGCGAGCGCGATCGCCTGGAGATTCTCGGTCGCGATTTTCTCGCCCTCGGCGCCGAGCGCCTGGCCGACCGCGGAGAGCTTGACCGAGACCTCGGCGCCCCGGGTGAGGCCGGCGCGGCCGAGCCGTTCGAGCAGCGTGAGGTACGACTGGGTGATCTTGTCCGCCTGCTCGCGGTCGTGCGTGTCCTCGCCGAGGTGGTCGAGACTGACCTGCAGCCCGTCGACGACGAGCTTGCGCGTGGCCTCGACGGCCTCGTCCAGCGTCTCGCCCGCGACGAACCGGGTCACGATGCTCGCCGAAACGGGCACCGTCGACACCACCTTCTTGAGCCGCGTGCTCTTGGCGGCAGACAACAGCGCCTGACGTAACACCCTGGTGACCTTCCGTCGAAACGTCCTGCTCAGCCACCACAGGTTACCCACGCCCTCCTCGGCGCCGGAGGCCCAGGAGGTGGGCGAGTTGGTTGGTGGCGTACTCGAAGATGGCCGTCCGGTCCTCGACGACACCTTCGAGGTGGCCCCAGAGCTCGAAGCTGAGTAGGCCGTAGAGCTGGGTCCAGGCCGCGATGAGGACGGCGAGGTTGGACCGGAGAACGTCTTGGAGGGCGAGAGCGGGGAGGAGCGCGACGAGGTGCTCGATCTCCTGCGACACCTGGTCGGTGAGCGGCGGACCTTGGACGGCTTGCAGCTCGCCAGCCTGGTGGGCGTCGGCGACGATGCCGAGCAGGACGACGGGGACGCGGGCGGCGGGGGCCGCGGTGTCCTGGGGAGCGCGGTAGCCGACGACGGGTGACCCGTAGAGGAGGGCGTACTCCCATGGGTGGGCGTGCGCCCAGGTCCGTACGGCCTTGCAGGCTGCTTGCCATCGCGCGAGGTGGTCGGCGCGATCCTGCTTCGCCTCGGCCTTCTCGACGTGCGCGCCGACTGCGTTGAACGCGTCGATGATCAGCGCGGTGAGCAGGTCGTCCCGGCTCGGGAAGTAGCGGTAGATCGCGGACGAGGCCATCTCCAGCTCGCGCGCGACGGCGCGGAGCGAGAGCCCCTGGGCGCCGTGCTCGCCGAGCTGGCGGCGGGCCTCGTTCTTGATCTCCTGGGTGAGCTCCTCGCGGGCCCGTTCCCGTACTCCTCGCACCTTGGCCATGCGGACCATTGTGACACAAACGAGAGCACTGCTCTTGACAGAGAGCACTAGTCTCGTGAACAGTGGACTCAAACGAGAGCAGTGCTCACAAACTTGGAGAGGTGATCCGCATGACTCAGCAAGCCACGCGCTACCTGGCCCCGCCGAAGCGCGCCGCCCTGATCCACCGCGCGATGAAGTGGGTGACCGCGCACGGCGTCAGCCTGTACTCGTCGCGCATGCTCCGCGTCCGGGGACGGAAGACCGGCGAAGCGCGCTCGACGCTGGTGAACCTGCTCGAGGTGGACGGCGCGCAGTACCTCGTCGCGCCCCGCGGCCACACCCAGTGGGTCCGCAACCTCCGCGCCGCGTCCGGCGAAGCCGAGTTGACCTTGGGCCGCCGCGAGTGGCCGGTGACCGCGGTCGAGCTGGCGGACGACGCGAAGGTCCCCGTCCTGCGCGCATACCTGAAGCGCTTCGGCTGGGAGGTCGGCGCGTTCTTCGAGACCCTCACCAAGAACTCCACCGATGCCGAGCTCGAAGCCGTAGCCCCCGGCTTCCCCGCCTTCCGCCTCACCCCTCGCTGGGCCGTGTCTCTTAAGTAGCGCCGGTCATCGCGCTCCGCGCGATGGTGCGCGGCCCAAGGAAAATCACAGAGCGCGCCCGGCTGGGCGTGGTGCAGGAGGAATTCATAGTTCGTCCTCTGGGTGACGAACTGGACCGCGGCCAGGCGGGATGCGAGGTGTCGCGCGTCAGGCGATAGCTAAGAGACACGGCCCAACCTCGATCTTTCGTCCGGCGGTGGGTTCGCCCGGTCCGGCCCGCCCTGGGGCCAATGATCCTCATGTTTACAGGCTCTACGCAGCCAAGCGTGGTGTGCGGTGTCTGATGTGGGTGGCTGCGGGTTTGGGTGGCCAGTCTATGTCGGCGCAGGCGAGGAGGATGCGGGCGCGGTAGTTGGTGAAGCTGCGGAAGCCGAAGCCGATGCGTTTGATCTTCTTGATGATGGTGTTGGTGCCTTCGGTGGGGCCGTTGCTGGCGTAGGGGTGGTCGGCTCGGGCGAGGATGGGGTCGCGCCACTCGGTGAGGGTGTTCGCCAGGGTCGCTAGTTCGGGGATGTCGTCGTGGTGGGCGTAGTAGCGGGCGTCGGCGATGAGCCGGTCAAGGCGTGCGGTGACCCTTGTTTTGTTGGGGAAACGCTGCCTCGCCGTGGTGTCGACGCGTTGGTAGAGGTGGCGGAGGCGGTGGGCGATCTCCCAGGTGGCGCCGACCTGGCCGGTGGGGTCGTGGTCGAGTAGGACGGTGCGCAGTCGGGTGGCGCGGTGTCCGTCGGGGGTGAAGGCCTCGGGTTTGCTGCGCAGCAGCCGCAGTGTGTCGTGCAGGGGGTCGCCCTTGCGGCCGCGGCGGCCGAGTTGGTCGAACTGGACCCGGCGGCGGACCAGTTCGGTCGTGTCGGTGCCGAGTTTGACCAGGTGGAAGGCGTCGAGCACCACGCTGGCCTGCGGCAGCCCGGTCCGTAGCCCGGACCGGTAGGAGCGCAGCGGATCACACACCGCGGCCTGGATACCGGCCCGCCAGGCCGGGTCCCGGTGGGCGAACCAGTCGGACACGATCCGGCCGGTGCGGCCCGGCAGCACATCGAGCAGCTTCCCGCGGCCGACGTCGACGATGGTGGTGCAGAACCGCATCCACTGCACCGGCCCACGGGCCCCGAACACGTGCTCATCGACGCCGACCGCGGTCACCGCACGCGCCTCCGGTGGCCGGCGCAGCGCCTTCGCGGCGGCCACGACGGCGGTGTTGACCGTGCCCCACGACACACCGAACTCCGCGGCCACCGTCGCCACCGCGGACTGGTCCTGACCGACCCGGCGCACCGCCTCGGCCACCGCCCGCTCGGTCATACACCGCCGCGGCCGAATCAGCTCACTCGTCTCAGACCACGTCACCGCCGTCGCCGTGGTCGTCGTCGTCGTCGTGGCCGTGGCCGTCGCCGTGGTCGTTCTTCCTTGCAGGCAACGAGGTTCGCGGCATCGCCACAACCGCTTATGCCACACCAGCAGCACCGGCTTACCCGCAATCGGCAGATCCCGCACCACCACCGGCCGCCGACCATGCGGCGACGCGACCGCCCCACACCCCCGACACGCCTCCCGACACGCCTGCGACCCGGCCGTGGTCTGAATCAGCAGGTTCCACTCCCCGAGCAGTTCCACCGCCCGAGTCACCTCGAACCCCTCAAGGCCCAACGCGGCCGTCCACCCAGTAACGTCATCCACGGGTCCTGTGCTCCTTCCAGCCCCGGCTGATTCGCAACCAACCGAGACTGACCGGCACAGGACCCCCCTCACGAGGAGACACGCCGACAGGTCTGCTACCAGCCCCACCACCACCCTTGGCTAAGAAGAGCCTGTTTACATGATCATTGGCCGCTTTACGTGGGGTGGACGCCAGGTAGAGGGGGCACTGGCCGGGTAAGGCGACCACGACACTTCCCCATGGGAGTGCCTTCCCGCTCGGATCACTTGAGAGGTCGCAATCCCAAGATCCCCAGCAGGGCAGGCACTTCCGTCTTCACAGGCCAAAGTCGCCCACCAACACCTGAAATCCCGAGGCTAAGGCCGCGGGCGGTAGTAGAGCGCGACGACGCCGCTCTCGAACGGCTTCGCGGCCAACGGCTCCAGCTGCCTGCCGGTCAGCGGCTCCAACCAGGTCGAGCCTGGCGACACGACGGGGTACACGAAGAGCCGGTACTCGTCGACCAGCCCGAGCCGGATCATGCTCGCGGCGAGCTTCGCTCCACCTGAGAGATGAATGTCCTTGCCTGGTTGGGCTTTCAGCCCATCGATGAAGGCCCGGAGCTCCTCGTCGTTCGTCACGACGGCCGCTTCGGAGTTGTTCCACTCGAGCTTGTCCTGCGGGCTGCCGGTGACGACGAACTTCTTGTAGTCGTTCATCATCCGGCCCATCGCGCGATGCGTCTCGCCGGCATTGGGGTCGTCGAGCGCCTTCGGCCAGTCCTCGGCCATCTCCGCGTACGTCACACGGCCCACCAGCACGGTGTCGAACGCCGCGTAGCCATCGACGATCTCCTGGTACTGGTCGTCGCTCAGACCCGTCATCCAGGCGGCCGGATCGTCCAACCTGCCGTTCAGCGTCGTCATCATGGCGAGCACGACCTTGCGCACGAGTGCCTCCTGAAGTCTCGTCGGAACGCGTCCAGGAGCATAGGTCCGGCCGAGCCGTCAGGGCTTGTACAGAAGGGACAACTGCTCGGGCGCCTCCCCGCGCAGCTCGGTGGCCGACTGGCCGATGAAGCGCCGGAGCGAGCGTGCGAGGTGCGCGTGGTCGAAGTAGCCGACATCGCTCGTGACGTCGGCGATCGGCACGCCGGCCTGGATCAGCACCGCGGCACGGCGGGCCCGTTCGATCTGCCGGATGGCACCCGGCGTGAGCCCCGTAGCGCCGAGGAAGTGCCGCCGCACGCTCCGCACGGACAGGTCCGGAGCGCCACCAGCGAGCACCTCCCGGACGACGCCGTCACGGACGAGACCGCCGGTACGGGCGAATCGCCGCACGAAGGACTCGACGTTGTCGAAGTCCGGCACCGACCAGCTCGAGCCGTTCAGCCGGAACGACCGTCGGGACGCGTCGGGGAGCTCGGCGAACCCGTCGACGAGCTGTCCTATCGGGAGCCACGGCATCGTCGTTCCGAGCGCGAACCGGACGCCGAGGAACGTCGCGTCCTCCGGCACCGGCGCGGACGCCGCCCGCGTCTCCGGCCCCTGCACCGCGGCGTGGAACTCGCCCGCCTCGACCCAGAACACCATCGTCCAGTGCGCGGTGGCGACCGAGGTCATCCGGTCCAGACCCGCACTCCGGCTCCGCCAGATCCGTTCCACATAGGGCGAATCCGACCCACGCTGCTCGAACTCCAACCCCATCCCGCGAGCGTAGCGGCGGGTTCAGCGTTCCTCGCGCGGGCCGAGCCAGAGGCCGCCGTTCACCTCCAGCGTCTGACCGGTTACCCAGCGGCTGTCCGGCGAGGCGAAGAACGCGACCGCGTCGGCCAGGTCGTCGGGCTGGCCGTGACGACCGAGGGCGACCATCGCGGCCACCTTGCGCTGGGACTCCGTGCTGTCGACGAGCCACTGGTTCATGTCCGTCTCGGTGATCCCCGGCGACACCGTGTTCACCGTGATCCCGCGCTCACCCAGCACGTGCGCGAGCGAGCGGGTCATCACGTTCAGGGCGCCCTTCGTCATCGCGTACACGACCTCCGGGATCGCGAACCACGTCACTCCCGAAGAGATGTTGATGATCCGCCCACCCTCCGACATCAACGGCAGCGCGCGCTGAACGATGAACAGGGGTGCGCGGGCGTTGATCGCGAACGTGCGCTCGAAGTCCGCCTCGGTCGCTCCCTCGAGCGTGGAGGCCCCGTAGCCCTGGATCGCCGCGTTGTTCACCACGATGTCCAGGCCCCGTCCTTCGAGCCCGCGCTCGAGGCCGGCGAACAGCGTGTCTACGTCGCCCGGCGTGCCGAGCAGTGCCCGTACGGCGAACGCCCGACCACCGGCCGCCTCGATCGCGGCGACCGCCTCCTTCGCCGCGGTCTCGTTGCTCCCGTAGTGCACCGCCACCAGCGCCCCGTCCGAAGCCAGCCGTTCGGCGATGGCCCGGCCGATGCCCCGAGAGCCGCCCGTCACCAGGGCCGTCTTGCCGTCCAGGATGCCCATATCGTTCACTCCATCAAATGTTAGGGAACGTTCCACTACAAACGACGGTACCCTGGATCCATGGCCACGACAACGGGTCGCCGATCGAGCGCCGACACCAGGACGCACGTGCTCGAGGTCGCCCACGAGCTCTTCTACTGGCACGGCATCCACGCCGTCGGCGTCGACAAGGTCGCGGCCGAGGCGGGCGTCGCGCCGACGACGCTCTACCGGCTGTTCGCCTCCAAGGACGACCTGGTCGCCGCTTACGTGGAGAACGCCGCGAACGACTACCGCGACTGGTTCAGCGCGGCTGCCGAGCGGGGCGGCGACGACCCGGCGCAACGGATCCTCGCGCTCTTCGACGCCCAGGTCGCGACGACCCAACCCGAGGTGTGCCGCGGCTGCCCGTACCTGATGGCCCTCACCGAGTTCCCCGACGAGGAACTCGCGATCCACCGGCACGCGGTCGAGGTCAAGGCGTGGGTACGCGAGCAGTTCGCCCAACTAGCCAAGAAAACAAGGCCAAACGACAGCGACACCCTCGCCGACCAGCTGATGCTGGTCTTTGAGGGCGTGTACGCCACCGTTCAGGCGCTGGGCGCGGACGGCCCTGCCGCCCGCGCCCGTGCGCTCGTCGAGCTTCTCGTCACGACACCGCCGCGAACTGCTCCTCCTCGGTCGAGCCGCGCAGCGCGGTCGTCGAGGACTGCGGGGTGATCGCCGTGCTCACCAGATCGAAGTACCCGGTGCCGACCTCGCGCTGGTGCCGCGTCGCGGTGTAGC is part of the Tenggerimyces flavus genome and encodes:
- a CDS encoding proline dehydrogenase family protein produces the protein MLRQALLSAAKSTRLKKVVSTVPVSASIVTRFVAGETLDEAVEATRKLVVDGLQVSLDHLGEDTHDREQADKITQSYLTLLERLGRAGLTRGAEVSVKLSAVGQALGAEGEKIATENLQAIALAAHNAGTTVTVDMEDHTTIDSTLGILADVRRDFPQTGAVLQSYLYRTEADCRDLAYEGSRVRLCKGAYDEPASVAYQKDADVDRAYVRCLKILMAGRGYPMVATHDPRLIEIAGALATRHGRSKGSYEYQMLYGVRPDEQRRLAGLGETVRVYVPYGEDWYGYLVRRLAERPANIAFFLRSLVTRT
- a CDS encoding TetR/AcrR family transcriptional regulator, producing the protein MAKVRGVRERAREELTQEIKNEARRQLGEHGAQGLSLRAVARELEMASSAIYRYFPSRDDLLTALIIDAFNAVGAHVEKAEAKQDRADHLARWQAACKAVRTWAHAHPWEYALLYGSPVVGYRAPQDTAAPAARVPVVLLGIVADAHQAGELQAVQGPPLTDQVSQEIEHLVALLPALALQDVLRSNLAVLIAAWTQLYGLLSFELWGHLEGVVEDRTAIFEYATNQLAHLLGLRRRGGRG
- a CDS encoding nitroreductase family deazaflavin-dependent oxidoreductase, which encodes MTQQATRYLAPPKRAALIHRAMKWVTAHGVSLYSSRMLRVRGRKTGEARSTLVNLLEVDGAQYLVAPRGHTQWVRNLRAASGEAELTLGRREWPVTAVELADDAKVPVLRAYLKRFGWEVGAFFETLTKNSTDAELEAVAPGFPAFRLTPRWAVSLK
- a CDS encoding ISL3 family transposase → MTWSETSELIRPRRCMTERAVAEAVRRVGQDQSAVATVAAEFGVSWGTVNTAVVAAAKALRRPPEARAVTAVGVDEHVFGARGPVQWMRFCTTIVDVGRGKLLDVLPGRTGRIVSDWFAHRDPAWRAGIQAAVCDPLRSYRSGLRTGLPQASVVLDAFHLVKLGTDTTELVRRRVQFDQLGRRGRKGDPLHDTLRLLRSKPEAFTPDGHRATRLRTVLLDHDPTGQVGATWEIAHRLRHLYQRVDTTARQRFPNKTRVTARLDRLIADARYYAHHDDIPELATLANTLTEWRDPILARADHPYASNGPTEGTNTIIKKIKRIGFGFRSFTNYRARILLACADIDWPPKPAATHIRHRTPRLAA
- a CDS encoding dihydrofolate reductase family protein, encoding MRKVVLAMMTTLNGRLDDPAAWMTGLSDDQYQEIVDGYAAFDTVLVGRVTYAEMAEDWPKALDDPNAGETHRAMGRMMNDYKKFVVTGSPQDKLEWNNSEAAVVTNDEELRAFIDGLKAQPGKDIHLSGGAKLAASMIRLGLVDEYRLFVYPVVSPGSTWLEPLTGRQLEPLAAKPFESGVVALYYRPRP
- a CDS encoding helix-turn-helix domain-containing protein, with protein sequence MGLEFEQRGSDSPYVERIWRSRSAGLDRMTSVATAHWTMVFWVEAGEFHAAVQGPETRAASAPVPEDATFLGVRFALGTTMPWLPIGQLVDGFAELPDASRRSFRLNGSSWSVPDFDNVESFVRRFARTGGLVRDGVVREVLAGGAPDLSVRSVRRHFLGATGLTPGAIRQIERARRAAVLIQAGVPIADVTSDVGYFDHAHLARSLRRFIGQSATELRGEAPEQLSLLYKP
- a CDS encoding SDR family NAD(P)-dependent oxidoreductase — translated: MGILDGKTALVTGGSRGIGRAIAERLASDGALVAVHYGSNETAAKEAVAAIEAAGGRAFAVRALLGTPGDVDTLFAGLERGLEGRGLDIVVNNAAIQGYGASTLEGATEADFERTFAINARAPLFIVQRALPLMSEGGRIINISSGVTWFAIPEVVYAMTKGALNVMTRSLAHVLGERGITVNTVSPGITETDMNQWLVDSTESQRKVAAMVALGRHGQPDDLADAVAFFASPDSRWVTGQTLEVNGGLWLGPREER
- a CDS encoding TetR/AcrR family transcriptional regulator, producing MATTTGRRSSADTRTHVLEVAHELFYWHGIHAVGVDKVAAEAGVAPTTLYRLFASKDDLVAAYVENAANDYRDWFSAAAERGGDDPAQRILALFDAQVATTQPEVCRGCPYLMALTEFPDEELAIHRHAVEVKAWVREQFAQLAKKTRPNDSDTLADQLMLVFEGVYATVQALGADGPAARARALVELLVTTPPRTAPPRSSRAARSSRTAG